One stretch of Limnohabitans sp. DNA includes these proteins:
- a CDS encoding SulP family inorganic anion transporter, with amino-acid sequence MENLLSKSNPIFPVLLADARAGLGGALIGIPQEINYGLLAIAPLGLLFAGMGISAAFYVSALATLIYVALGASKGQIVGPRPTLVILLSGLFAALLDHGCEPAALPGAAVVAMASSGLLLLIAGRLGFGQLIKYIPLPVLAGFTNGIAALLVISALPMALGIGINHGWPSAFNQLHLGSFLVTGITVFFCIKPVGFKWIRQVPSVLQAMLFAALMDASLLAVFGLERGPHISELALSVPSPVLLMAALKWPGFSLENWLLIGKFALAMSMAAALETLATAAHLDSEERERSSGHDILRRLGLTNLILAPLMIPVAGSLGRSISVLSGGAQTRRAQVFYALFLLLLISITYPWLAQLPQAAIAGVLIVVARNMVGNSLRQGLAEWRAASNAGDRKRAVADFFVMILVALITVFDSFITGLAVGTIAAMGLFIRDQSRSVVRRVSFGDVSRSLRIRSTAARQLQDKYGKEIVVFEAEGVLFFGSVERFIQRIEMAASIATLIVIDLRRVSDIDATASRLLRQTARRYRERGCHLLLAHLPPERHLHEQLLLRSVAIEIPAKHWFADLDAALEYAEDLLLVRHGFSDTALGNFDLHKSDLMAGLTALEISALISYLRPRQLPKGDHLFRQGDLGRSLFIVISGSLSVHLPQTASGTQKRLIAFGPGAVLGEMAVITGAPRSANALADEDSVLMELDNALIERLAADTPALAIAIMRNLSALLADRLRTTTLQLSQLESD; translated from the coding sequence TTGGAAAACCTTTTGTCGAAATCAAATCCAATTTTCCCTGTTTTGTTGGCCGATGCGCGTGCTGGACTTGGTGGGGCATTGATCGGGATCCCGCAGGAAATAAATTACGGTTTGTTGGCGATTGCCCCGCTGGGCCTGCTATTTGCAGGAATGGGGATTTCCGCCGCTTTCTACGTTTCTGCGCTTGCAACCCTGATTTATGTGGCACTAGGTGCTTCCAAAGGTCAAATTGTCGGACCACGTCCAACGCTGGTCATCCTGCTCTCCGGATTGTTTGCTGCATTGCTTGATCATGGCTGCGAACCTGCCGCCTTGCCTGGGGCGGCTGTTGTGGCGATGGCAAGTAGTGGATTATTGCTGCTGATCGCCGGTCGCCTTGGTTTCGGGCAATTGATCAAATACATTCCGTTACCTGTACTGGCCGGCTTTACCAATGGAATCGCTGCTTTACTTGTCATCTCGGCGCTGCCGATGGCGTTAGGTATCGGCATCAATCATGGCTGGCCGTCAGCATTCAATCAACTGCATTTAGGCAGTTTTCTGGTAACTGGCATCACTGTATTTTTCTGCATTAAACCCGTTGGGTTTAAATGGATTCGGCAGGTGCCTTCCGTATTGCAGGCCATGCTGTTTGCCGCCTTGATGGACGCCTCATTGCTCGCCGTTTTCGGGCTTGAGCGCGGCCCCCATATTTCCGAATTGGCGCTCTCCGTGCCGAGTCCTGTGCTGCTAATGGCGGCACTGAAATGGCCTGGCTTCTCACTCGAGAACTGGTTATTGATTGGCAAATTCGCCTTGGCCATGAGCATGGCTGCGGCACTTGAAACCTTGGCCACAGCAGCGCATCTTGACTCCGAGGAGCGGGAGCGTTCATCTGGGCATGATATTTTGCGGCGACTTGGCCTGACCAATCTGATTCTGGCACCCTTGATGATTCCGGTTGCCGGCTCTCTTGGCCGATCGATTTCGGTGTTGTCAGGCGGAGCGCAGACCCGCCGGGCGCAAGTTTTTTATGCGCTCTTTCTCTTGCTGCTGATTTCAATAACCTACCCTTGGCTGGCCCAGCTACCTCAAGCCGCGATTGCTGGCGTATTGATTGTGGTGGCACGCAACATGGTCGGAAATAGTCTGCGCCAGGGTTTGGCTGAATGGCGTGCGGCGAGCAATGCTGGGGACCGCAAGCGTGCCGTCGCCGATTTTTTTGTAATGATATTAGTCGCCTTGATTACTGTTTTTGACAGCTTCATTACCGGATTGGCGGTCGGGACTATCGCTGCTATGGGTCTGTTTATTCGCGACCAGAGTCGTTCTGTCGTGCGCCGGGTCAGCTTTGGCGATGTTTCTCGCTCACTGCGCATCCGATCCACTGCTGCGCGCCAGTTGCAGGATAAATATGGCAAGGAAATCGTCGTCTTTGAAGCGGAAGGCGTGTTGTTTTTCGGTTCGGTAGAGCGCTTCATTCAGCGCATAGAGATGGCCGCCTCAATCGCTACTCTGATTGTTATTGATTTGCGTCGGGTCAGCGATATCGATGCGACAGCCAGTCGGCTTCTGCGCCAGACGGCAAGGCGTTATCGTGAGCGTGGGTGCCATTTGTTGTTGGCGCACCTTCCTCCGGAGCGACATTTGCATGAACAGCTATTGTTGCGGAGTGTGGCAATTGAGATTCCCGCTAAACACTGGTTTGCCGATCTTGATGCAGCTTTGGAATATGCCGAAGATTTACTCCTGGTTCGCCATGGATTTTCGGATACCGCGCTGGGCAACTTTGATCTGCACAAGTCGGATCTCATGGCCGGACTGACGGCCCTGGAAATTTCAGCGCTCATCAGTTATTTGCGACCGCGCCAATTGCCCAAGGGAGATCACCTCTTTCGCCAAGGCGATTTGGGACGCAGCTTGTTTATCGTGATCTCCGGTTCGTTAAGTGTTCATTTGCCACAAACCGCTTCAGGTACTCAGAAACGCCTGATTGCCTTTGGCCCTGGTGCAGTATTGGGGGAGATGGCTGTTATTACGGGAGCACCACGATCGGCGAATGCTTTGGCTGATGAAGACAGTGTGCTGATGGAACTCGACAATGCGTTGATTGAACGTCTCGCGGCTGATACACCGGCGCTGGCGATTGCGATCATGCGAAATTTAAGTGCGTTATTGGCCGACAGATTGCGTACAACAACACTGCAATTGAGCCAGCTGGAGAGTGATTAA
- a CDS encoding GlcNAc-transferase family protein → MGCHVAGGFFFTAGRFVEEVPYDPHLYFHGEEQNLAVRAFTHGWDIFHPPHIPLFHLYKRPETEHQAHHWHPDWEKQRDFKFSQLNALAEQRLMDLVYQRRDLGRYGLGKERTLKDFAALSGIDYSQQSLIQPYQKEGYFGTDGAKTSAPPP, encoded by the coding sequence TTGGGGTGTCATGTTGCTGGCGGCTTTTTTTTCACGGCAGGTCGTTTTGTTGAAGAAGTCCCCTACGACCCACACCTTTACTTTCACGGTGAAGAGCAAAACTTGGCGGTCAGAGCATTCACGCACGGCTGGGATATTTTTCATCCGCCGCACATTCCTCTGTTTCATTTGTACAAAAGGCCAGAGACTGAACACCAAGCCCACCACTGGCATCCCGATTGGGAAAAACAACGCGACTTCAAATTTTCACAACTCAACGCACTGGCCGAACAAAGGCTCATGGATTTGGTCTATCAACGGCGTGATCTTGGACGCTACGGTCTAGGCAAGGAGCGCACCTTGAAAGATTTCGCAGCGCTTTCCGGCATCGACTACTCTCAACAATCGCTCATCCAACCGTATCAAAAAGAAGGCTACTTTGGCACCGATGGAGCCAAGACCTCCGCCCCACCCCCCTGA
- a CDS encoding FecR family protein: MAQITSRIFPFQWTWLASCIGLACAPQAWSKEAARVLFSQGEVHALTSSGQRKPLGKGDLIDEGTTLLIGAGKLQLRFVDGALMSFRPNTRFEIQSYRFHPTDPAGNQAQTRLIEGGLRTLTGAISKVNREAYRMDTPTGTIGIRGTEYTINEREIALYGGAVERSSPKEKEVIHKGFTSDPDKGRDQQKNIPTHTPVPASSNAASPEAQIAQGQVPPNQRPTASGAGESALRPDPILPTPAPTPAPTPAPAPAPAPVTETRLDRHSLLVGGVGANGVVTSLGAHVFRTNGSGAQVLSSVEGVFTTSTESVYKEMTGQQAVSSGQSSDGLVVRWGEWLQGAIRTLPSPLDGFSNGTRVQWISGAPLSELPATGTLFYQSIGHASTFKLVGEDVASLQGAGQLRSSFSLNLADGAMRFQIGVKTPAQVGDEVLFSNIPVSYDRRANLFNIKDARAGSFVLQASGQLYGVQGSHAGVGFVINNDQTRQPQDLTKVQGVIGYQRGQP, from the coding sequence ATGGCGCAGATCACAAGTCGCATTTTTCCTTTTCAGTGGACATGGTTGGCCTCTTGCATTGGCTTGGCTTGTGCGCCACAAGCTTGGTCAAAGGAGGCCGCGCGGGTCCTTTTTTCGCAGGGTGAAGTTCACGCGCTGACGTCTTCAGGTCAGCGAAAACCGCTTGGAAAAGGCGATCTGATTGATGAGGGCACCACATTGCTGATTGGTGCAGGCAAATTGCAACTGCGTTTTGTCGATGGTGCTTTGATGTCGTTCAGACCCAATACGCGTTTTGAGATCCAGTCGTACCGGTTCCATCCCACAGATCCGGCTGGCAATCAGGCGCAGACCCGGTTGATTGAAGGGGGTCTTCGAACATTGACGGGGGCGATCTCCAAAGTCAACCGCGAGGCTTATCGTATGGATACGCCCACGGGAACCATTGGCATCAGGGGTACCGAGTACACAATTAATGAAAGAGAGATTGCACTTTATGGTGGTGCCGTGGAGAGGTCTTCCCCCAAAGAGAAAGAGGTTATCCACAAAGGGTTCACTTCGGATCCTGACAAAGGGCGCGACCAGCAGAAAAACATCCCGACCCACACGCCTGTGCCTGCTAGCAGCAATGCGGCTTCACCTGAAGCACAAATTGCTCAAGGGCAGGTGCCTCCAAATCAAAGGCCAACAGCTTCGGGCGCGGGTGAAAGTGCTTTGAGGCCTGACCCAATACTACCGACCCCAGCGCCGACGCCAGCACCCACACCAGCGCCAGCGCCAGCGCCAGCGCCGGTAACAGAGACGCGTCTTGATCGGCATTCCCTTTTGGTGGGGGGGGTGGGGGCCAATGGTGTTGTCACCAGCCTTGGCGCCCATGTTTTTCGGACAAACGGCAGTGGCGCCCAGGTCTTGTCCTCGGTGGAAGGTGTTTTCACTACATCGACTGAGTCGGTATACAAAGAGATGACCGGGCAACAAGCCGTATCTTCAGGGCAATCTTCAGACGGACTGGTCGTTCGTTGGGGTGAATGGCTGCAGGGCGCAATACGGACACTCCCAAGCCCGCTGGATGGGTTTTCAAACGGTACGCGAGTGCAATGGATCAGCGGCGCGCCTCTGAGCGAGTTGCCTGCAACAGGAACCCTCTTTTACCAATCCATCGGGCATGCATCGACATTCAAGCTCGTGGGGGAAGATGTCGCCAGCCTACAGGGAGCAGGACAGCTGCGTTCTTCTTTTTCTCTCAATCTTGCCGATGGAGCCATGCGTTTTCAGATCGGCGTCAAGACGCCTGCTCAGGTCGGTGATGAGGTTTTGTTTTCAAATATTCCTGTGAGCTATGACCGCAGGGCCAACCTTTTCAACATCAAGGATGCGAGAGCAGGTTCCTTCGTGCTCCAAGCCTCGGGGCAGTTGTATGGCGTGCAGGGTAGTCATGCAGGTGTCGGTTTTGTCATCAACAACGATCAGACTAGGCAACCTCAAGATCTGACCAAGGTCCAGGGAGTGATCGGCTACCAAAGAGGTCAGCCATGA